Genomic DNA from Desulfonema ishimotonii:
AGCGCAGCGCGTGGCCGAATGCCCGTTTATCGCAGCGGATCACACCTGCCGGATTTACGCCATCCGCCCCTTCAGCTGCCGCCAGCTCTACTCTCTGAAAAAGTGCGGGGCACAGGGGCCGACCGTTCACCGGCAAGCCGTGGCGCTGGCAGCGGAGACGGTGAAAACCCTTCAGCGCCTGGACGACACCGGCTACTCCGGCCATATGAGCGTCATCCTTCACCTGCTCGGGCAGACCGATTTCCGCACCCTCTACCGGTCCGGCGGATTTGATCCGCCCCAAATCATGGATTTCGGCAAAAAACACGGCATCCTCATCAACCGGTTTGCCGCAGAAAAGGAGCGTACAACAGATGGCCCCTCCCTCACATCCCTGGAATCTCTCCCCGTCTGAGGCGATTGCCCTTCAGAAAGAACTGGCGGCCCGGGTGATCTGCCGGGGCACGCCTGAAAATGTAAAGACCGTGGCGGGTGTTGACGTGAGCTTTGGCGGGGAGATGGCGCGGGCCGCTGCCGTGGTCCTCGGCTTTCCCGATCTTGAGGTCACGGATCATGCGGTTGTGACCCGGCCCGTGACATTTCCCTATATCCCCGGCCTGTTCACCTTCCGGGAGGGGCCGGTGGCGGTGGCGGCCATAGAACAGCTTGCGAAACGGCCCGACCTGATCATCTTTGACGGCCAGGGGCTTGCCCATCCCCGGCGGCTGGGGATTGCCAGCCACATGGGCCTGCTCCTGGATCTGCCGACCATCGGATGCGCCAAGACCCGCCTGTGCGGCACGTTTGACCCGCCGGGGCCGGAAAAAGGAAGCTGGTCGCCTCTGATCCACAGGGGCGAGGTGATCGGCGCTGCCGTGCGGACCCGGACAAATGTCAGGCCGGTTTTTGTCTCGCCGGGGCATCTTCTGGACCTGCCCTCGGCCATCCGCTTCGTACTCGCCTGCTGCCGGAAATACCGCCTCCCGGAGACGACCCGGCAGGCGGATCATGTGGCCGGCGGAGGCGGGATCAGAGATCCGTCAGCAGGGCCTCGTACTCCTTCCGGGCGGCCTCGTCCATAGAGCGCCACACCAGCAGCTGCTTGCGCAGGGCGTTGAGAAACGCCTTGTTGATGCGCCGCCAGGCGTTGGCCTCCCCCGTCTCCCGGACCAGGCGCACCTCGATCTCCAGAAACCCCCGGTTTTCGCCGGACACACAGAAGCGCACATCCACCTGCTGCATGATGCCGAAATCGAAGGGGGCCAGCCACACGCGGGAGCTGAGATGGATGCACGACGGGCCGCTGGCCGAGGCCAGGGGCTGCATGAACCGGGTGTCGATCCTGTCTGTGGAAAAGAGGCCGTGGGAGACATCTTTGTGCCCCTGAAACCACGCCAGTATGAACCCGGCGATGCTGTCATGCTCATGGTATTTGACCAGAAAGGGCAGGGTCAGCCCGATGGTGTTTTCGCTGACATGGGGCAGGGACCAGGAACGGTTCACGTCCGGTATGGCGATCTCCGCCGCCACTCTGGAGGGATAGATCACCGACACCAGCACCACGACAATCACCAGGAGCATGGAGGCCACTCCGGCCAGGGAGGAGTAGTTGACGGTGATGCCGCCCCAGAGGGCGGTTCCCGAAAAGAGGCTGGCGGAAATCTGTGCCAGCAGATAGCCCAGCACCACGCTGATGACCGCAAAGGCGAGCGCCTCCGCAATGAACAGAAAGGAGACGTGGGAGGGGGCCAGTCCCACGGAGGTGTAAATGCCGATCTCCCGCTTGCGTTCATAGACGCTGCCGATCATGGTGTTGAGGACGATAAAAACCGAAATGATCAGGGGAATCAGGATATTGGGCACACCGCTGTAACTGATGGCGTCGCTGGCCTGATCCATGAACCTGCCCTCCGGTTCGCCGCTGAACAGGGTCAGGCCGAAGCGGTCTGTCAGACGGCGGGCGGTTTCCCGGAGCGGGGCGTCACCGGCCGGCCGGATGGCAACGGCCTTGAGGTGGCCGCCGTTTGCCATGAGGGTCCGGCAGGGGACGATCACCGTGAGGTTGCCTGCGATATGCTGATACCGGCTCTGAAATGCCCGCACGTCGTCGCCCGATTCCAGTGCCTCCATCTCCGCCTCGGTCATCTCCGCCGACACCTCGCCCGGAAATGTCACCGGCGTCAGGAACTCGCCGTCCAGGTCCGTGGCCGCTTCGAGGGCCTTGCCGGAAAAGACCCCCGCCACCTGAAACGGCACGCCCCACAGCGACACCTGTGCGTCCCCGATATTCCGGGGATCAATGCCGAGGGCTTCGGCAATGCGCTCCGGCAGCAGAATGGCGTTGCGTTCTCCGGGACGGAACCACCGGCCTCCGGTCAGAATCCGCTCCAGGCCGGTGACCTGCGGCTCATCTGCCGAAAGCCCGACCATGCCCCGCGCCTCATACACCCGGCCCCGGCAGCGGAGCGGAATGGGCACGGTCCGGGTTCTGTCCGCATCCTCCAGCCAGGCCCGCGGTGCCACAGCCCCCCGTTTCTCAAATGCGTTGGCAATGATTCCCAGAGCTTCGGGCGGCAGATCCGTCCAGTTGACATTTTTCAGCAGAAATCCCTGCCAGGGCGCGCTTTTGCCGAGCAGCAGCCGGGCGTGATGGCGCGTGGTTCTGACCGATGTGAAGCTCATGATGGTGAAGGTGAGAATGACCAGGGTGGCGCAGGTCAGGGCCGTGCGCAGGCGGCGGCGCCGCAGGTTGCTCACCCCCAGGAAAAAGGCCGCCACAAAGGCCTTCCACCGGCTGATCTCCTCGGCCCGCATCTGGCTGGCCCGGCGCTGGAGCAGCACCATCTCCTTTTCAAAACGGAAAAAAATGATCAGCGTCACCATCAGGGAGAGGCCCATGATGAAAAAGGCGAGAATCACCACCGTGGGGCTGTAGGCCAGTTGAAACGCGGGATGAATGCGGTAGATGACGAAGATCAGCAGGAGCAGGATGGCGAGAAAGGCGAGAATCCGTTTGTGAATGTCCGAATAGCAGAAGATCAGCCGCTCCATGCAGAAGGCAAACGGCACGAACAGGGCGATGTAGAAGAGTACGCCGAAGAGTACATCCTTCCGGGTCTCCTCCACATGGTTGTAGACCCGGCTGGCCAGTGCCCATGACCGGGCCGACAGTTCGGCAAACCGGTCGTATCGCCGCGCTTTCAGTGCGGCCTCTGCCGACCGGAGCGCCGT
This window encodes:
- a CDS encoding YkgJ family cysteine cluster protein, coding for MNFKEKQAQLNAIYAGFEAAAREFKKEAVCRPGCAFCCTDVGSVDITTLEGLVIRDWLTGLSGKQKARMNKRLLRNRQAREAQRVAECPFIAADHTCRIYAIRPFSCRQLYSLKKCGAQGPTVHRQAVALAAETVKTLQRLDDTGYSGHMSVILHLLGQTDFRTLYRSGGFDPPQIMDFGKKHGILINRFAAEKERTTDGPSLTSLESLPV
- the nfi gene encoding deoxyribonuclease V (cleaves DNA at apurinic or apyrimidinic sites) is translated as MAPPSHPWNLSPSEAIALQKELAARVICRGTPENVKTVAGVDVSFGGEMARAAAVVLGFPDLEVTDHAVVTRPVTFPYIPGLFTFREGPVAVAAIEQLAKRPDLIIFDGQGLAHPRRLGIASHMGLLLDLPTIGCAKTRLCGTFDPPGPEKGSWSPLIHRGEVIGAAVRTRTNVRPVFVSPGHLLDLPSAIRFVLACCRKYRLPETTRQADHVAGGGGIRDPSAGPRTPSGRPRP